The Halarsenatibacter silvermanii sequence CGACTCAAGACTGAATTCCTCTCTCATACTTCGATCTATTTGGCCGCAGACCGAAGCTTTTTACACACTTGAAAAACATTATACCATAGACGGAAGGGTTTTTTCATCCCCGATAGCCGATAGGTACAAAATTAGCATTAAAAGCAGCGGTAAGGAAAAAGAAAAAAAGTGAAGAGAAATCAGGATCTTCCTGTCTTCAGCTGGAAAATAGGTGTGTCAAAAACCTTATTTGGCTGCACTGGAGGGTATAAAGCTTCGTTCACGATGAAATTTTTCCTCTGTTTAAGTTTAGTTTTCGGCCGCTGATAACAGGAAGAAATAGGGATTATTGCTGATTGTTGAAAAATAGCAGAGATTTCAGGGAGGTAAATAGAAGAAAAAATGGGTTCATCCTGCTGGACTCAAGAAGAACCTAAAAAAAACCAAAAATGAAGCAACCCCCCGATTGAGCGGGGGGGGTAATTAAACATCCGGTTTTAAATCTCCAGTCCACTCGAATTCAAATCAATTATTCCTCGGAGTAGCTCATAGCTCTCTGTCTGTCTTCTGCAGCTCTCAAGCGGGCTTTAGCTCTTTCCAGGGCAGCCTCAGCTCTGGCCTCGTCAATACGGCTTTTTTCTTCGCGCAGGCGCCTCTGGGCCCGCTCTTTAGCACGCCGGGCTCTTTCCACATCTATCTCTTTGGGGAGTTCGGCCGTGCGAACTATAACGTTTATCTTCTCGGACTTGACTTCCATAAACCCATCGCTTATGGGAACAGGTATCTCCTCTTCGCCCGTCTTTATCTCCATAACACCTATCTCTAAAGCCGTAACCATCGGCGTGTGACCTGCCATTATGCCGATATCTCCGTCGATGGCCCGGGCGACCAGCATCTCGATGTCATCGTCAAAGACAACCCGCTCAGGGGTGATAACCTCAAGTCTGATTTTGGCAGGCATTATTTATCACCCGCTTCCGACTTCTTTAGCTTTCTCCACAGCATCGTCGATGCTGCCTATCATATAGAAAGCTTCTTCGGGCAGGTCATCATGTTTGCCATCGAGAATTTCGCGACAGCCGCGTATCGACTCCTCTATGGTGACGTATGCACCCGGAATATTGGTAAACTGCTCGGCTACGTTGAAAGGCTGCGAGAGAAAACGCTCGAGCCGGCGGGCCCGGTTGACAACGATTCGATCCTCTTCGGAAAGCTCTTCCATACCCAGAATAGCTATGATATCCTGCAGGTCCTCATATCGCTGCAGAACCTCCTGTACCTCACGGGCGGTCTCATAATGGTCCTCGCCGACAATTCTGGGATCGAGGATTGAGGAGGTCGAATCGAGCGGGTCTACCGCCGGATAAAGTCCCTGTTCAGCCCGCTGCCTGCTCAGAACTGTAGTCGAATCCAGGTGGGCAAAAGTCGTTGCCGGAGCGGGATCAGTCAGGTCATCGGCCGGCACATATATGGCCTGAACCGAGGTGATCGAACCCTGCTCGGTCGAAGTTATGCGTTCCTGAAGAGCACCGACATCCTGAGCCAGCGTGGGCTGATAACCCACCTCTGAAGGCATCCTGCCCAGAAGCGCGGAAACCTCCTGACCGGCCTGAATGAAACGAAATATATTGTCGATAAAGAGCAGAACATCCTGACCAAACTCATCCCGGAAATGTTCGGCCATGGTCAATCCGGAGAGGCCGACACGCATCCTCGCTCCCGGGGGCTCGTTCATCTGACCGAAGACCAGGGCGACTTTATCGAGTATATCTGCTTCCTGAAACTCCCGCCAGAGATCATTACCCTCTCTGGTTCTCTCTCCGACTCCGGAAAAGACGGAAAGTCCACCGTGTTCGATGGCTATATTGTTTATTAGTTCCTGAATCAACACAGTCTTGCCGACTCCAGCTCCGCCGAAGAGGCCAACCTTACCTCCTTCAGCATAGGGAGCCAGAAGGTCGACAACCTTGATTCCGGTCTCAAAAATTTCGGTAGAGGTCGACTGTTCCTCATAGGTAGGCGGGTCGCGGTGAATGGATTTAGTTTCT is a genomic window containing:
- a CDS encoding F0F1 ATP synthase subunit epsilon, with the translated sequence MPAKIRLEVITPERVVFDDDIEMLVARAIDGDIGIMAGHTPMVTALEIGVMEIKTGEEEIPVPISDGFMEVKSEKINVIVRTAELPKEIDVERARRAKERAQRRLREEKSRIDEARAEAALERAKARLRAAEDRQRAMSYSEE
- the atpD gene encoding F0F1 ATP synthase subunit beta, whose translation is MTEANDEQTTGRVVQVISAVVDAEFPPGELPDIHNAVRIVDEEKDIDLTCEVMQQLGDNRVRTVAMDNTHGLVRGMKVVNEGEPISVPVGEEVLGRIFNVLGDTIDDAGPVEAEETKSIHRDPPTYEEQSTSTEIFETGIKVVDLLAPYAEGGKVGLFGGAGVGKTVLIQELINNIAIEHGGLSVFSGVGERTREGNDLWREFQEADILDKVALVFGQMNEPPGARMRVGLSGLTMAEHFRDEFGQDVLLFIDNIFRFIQAGQEVSALLGRMPSEVGYQPTLAQDVGALQERITSTEQGSITSVQAIYVPADDLTDPAPATTFAHLDSTTVLSRQRAEQGLYPAVDPLDSTSSILDPRIVGEDHYETAREVQEVLQRYEDLQDIIAILGMEELSEEDRIVVNRARRLERFLSQPFNVAEQFTNIPGAYVTIEESIRGCREILDGKHDDLPEEAFYMIGSIDDAVEKAKEVGSG